One Candidatus Kryptobacter tengchongensis DNA window includes the following coding sequences:
- a CDS encoding two component transcriptional regulator, winged helix family, which produces MVARCEDGLVIARMIIKCEKQERIKIKFYPTMKILLIEDEKKVASFIKRGLEEEFFSVDVAYDGEKGEFMALTSDYDLIILDLLLPKKNGLEVLKSLRANKINTPVLILTAKGSIEDKVEGLNLGADDYLTKPFAFAELIARVRSILRRASSEKSNIIKIADLELDTVKHIVKRGDRIIELTAREFALLEYLMRNKGRVLTRTMIAEHIWDYHFDTGSNIIDVYVRRLRKKVDEGFSKKLIHTVRGVGYVIKEG; this is translated from the coding sequence ATGGTTGCCCGATGCGAGGATGGTTTGGTTATTGCGAGAATGATAATAAAATGTGAAAAGCAGGAAAGAATTAAAATAAAATTTTATCCGACCATGAAAATACTTCTAATTGAGGATGAGAAAAAAGTTGCAAGTTTTATAAAACGGGGGCTTGAAGAGGAATTTTTCAGTGTTGATGTCGCTTACGATGGGGAAAAGGGTGAATTTATGGCTTTAACATCTGACTATGATTTGATAATTCTTGATTTACTCTTACCTAAGAAAAACGGACTTGAGGTTTTGAAAAGTTTGAGAGCGAACAAAATTAACACACCTGTTTTGATCTTAACTGCAAAAGGTTCAATTGAAGATAAGGTTGAGGGGTTAAATTTGGGGGCAGATGATTACCTCACGAAGCCATTTGCTTTTGCAGAATTAATTGCCAGAGTTAGATCCATCCTGAGAAGGGCATCATCTGAAAAATCAAATATCATAAAAATTGCAGATCTTGAACTTGATACAGTTAAGCATATTGTAAAACGAGGGGACAGGATAATTGAGTTAACAGCAAGGGAATTTGCATTGCTTGAGTATCTTATGCGAAATAAAGGAAGGGTTTTAACCAGAACTATGATAGCTGAACATATCTGGGACTATCACTTTGACACAGGATCAAATATAATTGATGTGTATGTGAGGAGGTTGAGGAAAAAGGTTGATGAAGGATTCTCAAAAAAATTAATACATACCGTTCGTGGAGTTGGATATGTAATTAAGGAGGGATGA
- a CDS encoding succinate-semialdehyde dehydrogenase / glutarate-semialdehyde dehydrogenase, which yields MKLRSVNPATLEVISELETTPVDEVFEISKKAQEAFKKWSSTTIDDRLKLLKKAKEILYETKDEVAKLITLENGKPILESYSMEIFPTLDLFDFHIKNAKKVLKPRKVRSQIPLFWLKRNYIHFEPLGVVAVISPWNYPLLLPIAPIISALVAGNCVIFKPSEYTSLIGLKIFEIFKEAGFPENVFNIVIGFGDVGEALVNSEVDKISFTGSTKTGRIIMQNASKKPIPVTLELGGKDPMIVFDDVDIDLASSAAVWGAFANAGQTCVSVEICYVHEKIFEPFIEKVVEKTKKLKIGNGLDPDVEIGPINNEKQLKIIENQIQDAISKGAKVLTGGKRIFPKDKEGNELRGYFFEPAVITDVNNSMLLMKEETFGPILPIVRFKSEEEVIEMANSSEYGLSASVWTRDKKRAQRVVEKIKSGSVLVNECVVHYGDAKAPCGGVKSSGFGRVHSEFGIYDMVNVKFESFDFISPYRLWWFGYDAKLLETIKNAINFLYSPSFVQRLKSAPSLAINLFRKNESKV from the coding sequence ATGAAATTGCGCTCAGTTAATCCAGCAACGCTTGAGGTTATATCTGAACTTGAAACAACGCCCGTTGATGAAGTTTTTGAGATCTCAAAAAAGGCACAAGAAGCGTTTAAGAAGTGGTCAAGCACAACGATTGATGATAGGTTGAAGCTTTTAAAAAAAGCGAAAGAAATTTTATATGAAACTAAAGATGAGGTCGCAAAATTGATAACGCTTGAGAATGGCAAACCGATATTGGAATCATATTCAATGGAAATTTTCCCAACCCTTGATCTTTTTGATTTCCATATTAAAAATGCTAAGAAAGTTTTAAAGCCGAGGAAAGTTCGTTCCCAGATCCCCTTGTTTTGGTTGAAGAGAAATTACATCCACTTTGAACCGTTGGGCGTTGTAGCAGTGATCTCACCTTGGAATTATCCTTTGCTTCTTCCGATCGCACCTATCATATCTGCGCTTGTTGCGGGCAATTGTGTTATATTCAAGCCTTCGGAATATACGAGTCTTATCGGTTTGAAAATATTTGAAATTTTCAAAGAAGCTGGATTTCCAGAAAATGTTTTTAACATTGTAATTGGGTTTGGTGATGTTGGTGAAGCACTTGTGAATTCAGAGGTTGATAAAATTTCGTTTACGGGTAGCACAAAGACGGGGCGAATTATAATGCAAAATGCAAGCAAAAAACCAATCCCAGTGACACTTGAGCTTGGCGGGAAAGATCCAATGATAGTCTTTGATGATGTTGATATTGACCTTGCCTCAAGTGCAGCTGTCTGGGGAGCTTTTGCAAATGCTGGTCAAACCTGTGTCTCTGTTGAAATTTGTTATGTTCATGAAAAGATTTTTGAACCTTTCATTGAAAAAGTTGTTGAAAAAACGAAAAAACTTAAAATTGGCAACGGGCTTGATCCTGATGTTGAAATTGGACCAATAAATAACGAGAAACAGCTCAAGATAATTGAAAATCAAATTCAAGATGCAATTTCAAAAGGTGCAAAAGTTTTAACAGGTGGGAAAAGAATCTTCCCAAAAGATAAAGAAGGCAATGAACTAAGAGGTTATTTCTTTGAACCAGCAGTTATCACTGATGTGAATAATTCAATGCTTTTGATGAAGGAGGAAACATTTGGTCCAATTTTGCCAATTGTGAGATTCAAGAGCGAGGAAGAAGTTATAGAGATGGCGAACTCAAGTGAATATGGTCTTTCTGCAAGCGTGTGGACAAGGGATAAGAAAAGAGCTCAAAGAGTTGTTGAGAAAATAAAAAGTGGCTCTGTTCTTGTTAATGAGTGCGTCGTTCATTATGGTGATGCAAAAGCACCCTGTGGAGGTGTTAAGTCAAGTGGATTTGGGAGAGTTCATTCTGAGTTTGGAATTTATGATATGGTAAATGTGAAATTTGAAAGTTTTGATTTCATTTCACCATATCGCCTGTGGTGGTTTGGTTATGACGCCAAACTTCTTGAAACAATTAAAAATGCGATAAATTTTCTCTATTCACCCTCTTTTGTTCAAAGGCTGAAATCAGCGCCGAGTCTTGCTATAAATTTATTTAGGAAGAACGAAAGCAAGGTATAA
- a CDS encoding oligopeptide transport system ATP-binding protein → MEKIRVRNLKKYFKVGGGLIKAVDGVDFSINEGEVYALVGESGSGKSTLGKLILKLIEPDEGEIFFNGINITRFSKEQMRPLRRKMQMIFQDPFTTFNPIYKIGNQIFESVKFHKVVEHSFVEDYVVQLMRFVALHPDILKKYPSQLSGGQLQRCAIVRAISLKPEFLICDEIVSALDVSIQVQIIELLKALKSELNLTVLFITHDIGVARRIADKVFVMRAGKIVESGIIEKIFYNPEHEYTKRLISSVLSIKTQGEN, encoded by the coding sequence TTGGAAAAGATAAGGGTAAGGAATTTAAAAAAGTATTTCAAAGTTGGTGGGGGGCTTATAAAAGCAGTTGATGGTGTTGATTTTTCAATCAATGAGGGTGAGGTGTATGCTCTTGTTGGAGAATCTGGCAGTGGTAAATCAACCCTTGGGAAGTTGATTTTGAAATTGATTGAGCCAGATGAGGGGGAGATTTTCTTTAACGGGATCAATATAACAAGGTTCAGCAAGGAACAGATGCGACCTTTGAGAAGAAAGATGCAAATGATCTTTCAAGATCCGTTTACGACTTTTAATCCGATTTATAAAATTGGGAATCAAATTTTTGAGTCTGTTAAGTTTCATAAAGTTGTTGAGCATTCCTTTGTTGAAGATTATGTGGTTCAATTGATGAGATTCGTGGCGTTGCATCCAGATATATTAAAGAAGTATCCATCCCAATTGAGCGGGGGACAACTTCAAAGGTGTGCGATAGTAAGAGCCATTTCCCTAAAACCAGAATTCTTAATCTGTGATGAAATTGTATCCGCACTTGATGTTTCAATACAAGTTCAAATAATAGAGCTTTTGAAAGCTTTGAAAAGTGAGTTAAATCTTACGGTTCTCTTTATCACACACGATATTGGCGTTGCAAGAAGAATAGCCGACAAAGTTTTTGTAATGAGAGCAGGGAAAATTGTTGAGTCTGGAATAATTGAAAAAATTTTTTATAATCCAGAACATGAATATACGAAAAGACTGATAAGCTCTGTTTTAAGCATAAAAACACAGGGGGAAAATTGA
- a CDS encoding 16S rRNA (uracil1498-N3)-methyltransferase produces the protein MESFYIDPKDIKNGVVEIKGEEFHHLARVSRKRVGELIYLFDGGGKIYTAKIVNITREKAKCEIIAEEFMKGEIDVDIAVAQAILKNPERFEFAIEKLTELGTKCIIPLITERVIPAKSLEDISRNKIERWKKIILSACKQSNRALIPKLCEPVDFKSFVTEFTEYDKKVIFHESDEFKRILLYNYLERMKGVNSILVATGPEGGFTSEEIKLAVNSGFDVISLGERRLRSETASIIGVGVLIQFFIASKRNG, from the coding sequence ATGGAAAGTTTTTACATTGATCCAAAGGACATAAAAAATGGAGTTGTGGAAATTAAAGGTGAAGAATTTCATCACCTTGCGCGTGTCTCAAGAAAGAGGGTAGGCGAATTGATTTATCTTTTTGATGGGGGTGGGAAAATTTATACGGCAAAAATTGTGAATATAACTCGTGAAAAAGCCAAATGTGAGATAATCGCTGAGGAATTTATGAAAGGTGAAATAGATGTTGATATAGCGGTTGCACAGGCAATTTTGAAAAATCCAGAGAGATTTGAATTTGCAATTGAAAAATTAACGGAACTTGGTACAAAATGCATAATTCCACTTATAACCGAGCGTGTGATCCCCGCAAAATCTTTAGAAGATATCTCAAGAAATAAAATTGAAAGATGGAAAAAGATAATCCTATCGGCATGTAAACAATCAAACAGGGCTTTGATACCCAAACTTTGCGAACCTGTTGATTTTAAAAGTTTTGTCACTGAATTTACAGAATATGATAAAAAGGTCATCTTTCATGAAAGCGATGAGTTTAAAAGGATTCTGCTTTACAATTATCTTGAACGGATGAAAGGTGTTAATTCTATTTTAGTTGCTACAGGACCAGAGGGAGGGTTTACGAGTGAGGAGATCAAACTGGCTGTTAACTCAGGATTTGATGTTATTTCGCTTGGTGAAAGAAGGTTGAGATCTGAAACAGCAAGCATTATTGGCGTAGGAGTTTTGATACAATTTTTCATTGCATCAAAAAGAAACGGGTAA
- a CDS encoding GWxTD domain-containing protein: MYRVLLSFLIGIQLIMGQDQLRINADYASFKYDASRSYVEVYYSFHHNQLKLVKDESTFKGGLVVQVLVKDIQKDSIIQGKAWKIPIEIKDTSEINPNKNLIGATAFLVEPGKYQFIIIARDLNDLSRFDSVTIPVVINQVPENKLWLSDVQLCSNIYQSTNKESIFYKNTFEVIPNPSLLYGLGLPVLYYYAEIYNINTVTADKYVVEWRIYDSFGNIVKSGRKLRLKTSANAVVEAGTVNLSNLPSGTYRFILIALDTAENKGVSSVKRFYVFNPNIIPPDSLQTTGGYELASEYAGMSEAELDKEFAIARYIATPEEINRYKQLKGEEAKRKFLTEFWKKRDPDKSTAVNEMKIEYFKRVEYANQHFTVGNKEGWKTDRGRVYIMYGPPDEYERHPNEVDSKPYEIWYYHNIEGGVEFVFVDKSGFSDYILVHSTKRNEIRDDNWRIHIAPN; encoded by the coding sequence ATGTATAGGGTTTTATTATCATTTTTAATTGGCATACAACTTATTATGGGGCAAGATCAGCTTCGTATAAATGCTGACTATGCATCGTTCAAATATGACGCCTCAAGAAGTTATGTTGAAGTTTACTACTCATTTCACCATAATCAACTTAAACTTGTGAAAGATGAATCTACCTTTAAAGGCGGGCTTGTGGTTCAGGTTTTGGTTAAAGATATCCAAAAAGATAGCATAATTCAAGGCAAAGCATGGAAAATCCCGATTGAAATTAAGGACACAAGCGAAATTAACCCAAACAAAAATTTAATTGGTGCAACTGCATTCCTCGTTGAGCCCGGGAAATATCAATTTATCATAATTGCACGCGACCTTAACGATCTCTCAAGGTTTGATAGCGTTACAATACCTGTAGTGATAAATCAAGTGCCTGAAAATAAGCTGTGGTTAAGTGATGTCCAACTTTGCTCAAACATTTATCAATCAACCAATAAAGAAAGCATCTTTTATAAAAACACATTTGAAGTGATACCAAACCCAAGCCTGCTTTATGGACTTGGTTTGCCCGTCCTTTATTACTATGCCGAAATTTACAACATCAACACTGTAACTGCAGATAAATATGTGGTTGAATGGAGAATTTACGATTCGTTTGGGAATATAGTTAAAAGCGGAAGAAAATTAAGGTTGAAAACATCCGCCAATGCTGTAGTTGAAGCTGGAACCGTTAACCTTTCAAATCTACCGTCTGGAACATATCGTTTTATTTTAATTGCACTTGACACAGCTGAAAATAAGGGCGTTAGCTCAGTTAAAAGATTTTATGTTTTTAACCCGAATATAATTCCACCCGATTCTCTTCAAACTACGGGAGGCTATGAACTCGCCTCAGAATATGCAGGGATGAGCGAGGCTGAACTTGACAAGGAATTTGCAATTGCAAGATATATTGCAACCCCAGAAGAAATTAACAGATATAAACAGTTAAAAGGCGAAGAAGCAAAACGAAAGTTTCTCACTGAATTCTGGAAAAAAAGAGATCCGGATAAAAGCACAGCTGTTAATGAAATGAAAATTGAATACTTCAAAAGAGTTGAATATGCAAATCAACATTTCACAGTGGGAAACAAAGAGGGTTGGAAAACAGATAGAGGCAGAGTTTACATCATGTATGGTCCGCCAGATGAATATGAAAGGCATCCAAACGAAGTTGATAGCAAACCATATGAAATTTGGTATTACCACAACATTGAGGGCGGGGTTGAGTTTGTCTTCGTTGATAAATCGGGTTTTTCAGATTATATTCTCGTTCATTCAACAAAAAGGAACGAAATAAGAGACGATAATTGGCGAATCCACATTGCCCCAAATTAA
- a CDS encoding copper ion binding protein, with the protein MKKIIFGLMLSFLFLGFIFSQDKPATVKFKVKGITCDHCVDEVKEALVDIKGVNSVKFEEVNFNKSYGVVRVSYNPAQVSLDKLAEAVGEKGFEADLKQVKKQSVKVEGTAVKINVKGIECGGCAKSVENSLKKIEGVKSVEFEKKDYKKKFGVVKVVYDPERVKVSDLEDAIVKAGFTANDKKPEKEHKEMEH; encoded by the coding sequence ATGAAGAAGATCATCTTTGGCTTGATGCTTAGCTTTTTATTTTTGGGCTTTATTTTCTCCCAAGACAAACCAGCTACTGTGAAATTTAAAGTTAAGGGTATAACATGCGATCACTGCGTGGATGAAGTCAAAGAAGCATTGGTGGATATAAAAGGTGTCAATTCTGTTAAGTTTGAAGAGGTGAATTTTAATAAAAGCTATGGCGTTGTCAGGGTTAGCTATAATCCAGCGCAAGTTAGCTTGGATAAACTTGCGGAGGCGGTGGGTGAAAAGGGATTTGAAGCTGACCTAAAGCAAGTAAAGAAACAGTCAGTAAAAGTTGAGGGGACAGCTGTTAAGATAAATGTTAAGGGGATAGAATGTGGTGGTTGTGCTAAGTCGGTTGAAAATTCACTCAAGAAAATTGAAGGGGTGAAGAGCGTTGAATTTGAAAAGAAAGATTATAAGAAGAAATTTGGTGTGGTCAAAGTTGTTTATGATCCCGAGAGAGTTAAAGTTAGCGATCTTGAGGATGCGATTGTTAAAGCTGGCTTTACTGCAAATGATAAAAAACCAGAAAAGGAACATAAAGAAATGGAGCATTGA
- a CDS encoding quinolinate synthetase, giving the protein MNQGIEMLTDIEEEIIKLKKELNAVILAHYYQESEIQDLADFVGDSLELSRRAKETRADVIVFAGVYFMAETAKILNPDKKVLIPDTEAGCSLADNCPATLFKAWREAHPDHIAVTYINSSAEVKALSDIIVTSSNAEKIIRQIPEDRPILFAPDKNLGRYLMKKTGRKMELWPGTCIVHETFSDRKILEIKLQYPDAKVIAHPECEDAVLEKADFIGSTSALLRYVQSSSDRVFIVATEPGIIHQMKKSCPDKIFISAPSDSGCACNECPYMKKNTLEKLYLCMKNQQPEVTLPKEIIEKALIPLERMFEMSK; this is encoded by the coding sequence ATGAATCAAGGAATAGAGATGTTGACTGATATTGAAGAGGAAATTATAAAGTTGAAAAAAGAGCTCAATGCAGTGATTTTGGCGCATTATTATCAGGAGTCAGAGATTCAGGATTTGGCTGATTTTGTGGGTGATAGCCTTGAGCTTTCAAGGAGAGCTAAGGAAACCAGAGCGGATGTTATTGTTTTTGCTGGGGTTTATTTTATGGCTGAGACGGCGAAGATTTTAAATCCTGATAAGAAGGTTTTAATTCCCGACACCGAAGCAGGTTGTTCACTTGCGGATAACTGTCCAGCTACGCTTTTCAAAGCATGGCGGGAAGCACACCCTGATCATATTGCGGTGACATATATTAACTCATCTGCTGAGGTCAAAGCCTTAAGTGATATTATTGTAACATCAAGCAATGCCGAGAAGATTATAAGGCAAATACCTGAAGACAGACCAATTTTATTTGCCCCTGATAAAAATCTTGGCAGATATTTGATGAAAAAGACCGGCAGGAAAATGGAGCTCTGGCCAGGAACATGTATAGTTCACGAAACTTTTAGCGATAGAAAGATACTTGAGATAAAGCTTCAGTACCCCGATGCTAAAGTTATTGCTCATCCCGAATGTGAAGATGCAGTGCTTGAAAAAGCTGATTTCATCGGTTCTACAAGTGCATTGTTAAGGTATGTTCAATCAAGTTCAGATAGGGTTTTCATTGTTGCCACGGAGCCAGGGATAATTCATCAAATGAAAAAATCCTGCCCTGATAAAATTTTTATCTCAGCTCCGTCTGATTCGGGTTGTGCATGTAATGAATGTCCGTATATGAAGAAAAATACGCTTGAAAAGCTTTATCTTTGTATGAAAAATCAACAACCCGAGGTTACTTTGCCAAAAGAGATAATTGAAAAGGCACTTATTCCACTTGAAAGGATGTTTGAAATGAGCAAATAA
- a CDS encoding transcriptional regulator, TetR family → MIDIERTKDEIVEIARDIFARFGFRKTTMEEIAKAVKKAKSSLYYYFQSKEEVFQAVIEQEAKVLREKIKKAMDQEETPQGKLRAYIIARMKALKQLANFYSALKDEYLENYRFIEKFRKKYDEEETNAINEILKEGVENGIFKVKDIEMTTLAILIALKGFESWIFQGNTKWTEKDIDNLLDILFYGIIKK, encoded by the coding sequence ATGATAGACATTGAAAGGACAAAAGACGAAATAGTTGAGATAGCAAGGGATATCTTCGCAAGATTTGGCTTTAGAAAGACAACAATGGAAGAAATTGCAAAGGCTGTGAAAAAGGCAAAAAGCTCACTTTATTATTATTTCCAAAGCAAGGAAGAGGTCTTCCAAGCTGTTATTGAACAAGAAGCTAAAGTTCTTCGTGAGAAAATTAAAAAGGCGATGGATCAAGAAGAAACGCCTCAAGGCAAGCTCCGTGCCTACATTATAGCACGCATGAAAGCTCTTAAGCAACTTGCAAACTTTTATAGCGCCTTAAAAGATGAATACCTTGAAAACTACAGGTTCATTGAAAAGTTCAGGAAAAAATATGATGAGGAAGAAACAAACGCAATAAATGAAATTCTAAAAGAGGGAGTTGAAAACGGAATTTTCAAGGTAAAAGATATTGAAATGACAACGCTTGCAATTTTAATCGCTTTGAAGGGTTTTGAATCGTGGATCTTTCAAGGTAACACAAAATGGACTGAAAAGGACATAGATAACCTGCTTGACATCCTGTTCTACGGGATAATTAAAAAATAA